A window from Megalops cyprinoides isolate fMegCyp1 chromosome 8, fMegCyp1.pri, whole genome shotgun sequence encodes these proteins:
- the tmem138 gene encoding transmembrane protein 138 has product MLQTNNYSLVLLIQLALLAYDLFVNSFSELLRAAPVIQLVLFIIQDIAILFNVIIILLMLFNTYVFQVGLVSLLLERFRALLLLSALYLGLSISLHCWILNLRWLDSNRFVWTDGLQALFVFQRLAAVLYYYFYKRTTEYLGDPRLYEDSPWLRDAFARARQ; this is encoded by the exons ATGCTTCAGACGAACAACTACTCGCTGGTGCTGCTTATCCAGCTGGCGCTGCTGGCCTATGACCTTTTTGTCAACTCCTTCAGCGAGCTCCTGAGGGCAGCACCTGTCATCCAGCTTGTGCTCTTCAT CATCCAGGACATTGCCATCCTGTTCAACGTGATCATCATCCTCCTGATGCTGTTTAACACCTACGTGTTCCAGGTGGGCCTGGTGTCCCTCCTGCTGGAGCGCTTCCGGGCCctactgctgctgtctgccctCTACCTGGGGCTCAGCATCTCCCTCCACTGCTGGATCCTG AACCTGCGTTGGCTGGACTCAAATCGCTTTGTGTGGACAGATGGACTACAAGCGCTGTTTGTCTTCCAGAGGCTTG CGGCTGTATTGTACTACTACTTTTACAAGCGAACTACGGAGTACCTGGGTGACCCACGGCTCTATGAGGATTCCCCATGGCTTCGAGACGCCTTTGCCCGAGCACGTCAGTGA
- the cracr2b gene encoding EF-hand calcium-binding domain-containing protein 4A has translation MCDWLQQGEVLVGEGHGEETLHSPRPGRSRGPTVSPGLRDGVPELDTAQQARELFLLCDKEEKGFITKRDMQRLQGELPLSPEQLESVFESLDRDRNGFLTLLEFNMGLGEIAGVEKVEEEGDGEVHVDRADPEAERFMQILLELGAEKIFKDQWELRALWCSLQREHPELLHVLEELLSQTVSHLQDTLREKDSLEQALHRRENDHDQVMQSIYEEMESQIREEREKRLAQDSIQQNDRSHELQKELKLREQELESMVAKQRELEIKIQAMGIELAETHSQNQRLQMHNLLLQEQLASSRAELQNALTQLSQIQSSTAQEQRSRERDVLVVSKNMQKEKESLLRQLELLREMNKKLRDEKDAYQSQKRVSYRRSFLTPPPFPQCHCVHAHSLWTHPFYPY, from the exons ATGTGTGACTGGTTGCAGCAGGGGGAAGTGTTGGTGGGGGAGGGTCACGGTGAGGAAACCCTTCATAGCCCGAGGCCTGGGAGAAGCAGGGGGCCGACGGTGTCTCCTGGCCTCAGGGATGGGGTTCCAGAGCTAGACACGGCACAGCAGGCCAGGGAGCTGTTCCTACTCTGCGATAAGGAGGAGAAGGGCTTCATCACCAAGAGGGacatgcag cggTTACAGGGGGAGCTTCCTCTTTCTCCAGAGCAGCTGGAGTCAGTGTTTGAAAGtctggacagagacagaaatggttTCCTGACTCTCTTGGAGTTCAACATGGGCCTGG GAGAGATTGCAGGGGTAGAAAAGGttgaggaggagggggatggagaggtGCATGTGGACAGAGCTGACCCAGAGGCGGAGAGATTCATGCAGATCCTGTTGGAGCTTGGAGCTGAAAAAATCTTCAAGGA TCAGTGGGAGTTGCGTGCCCTGTGGTGCAGTCTGCAGCGAGAACATCCAGAGTTGCTGCACGTTCTGGAAGAGCTGCTGTCCCAAACCGTGTCACACTTGCAGGACACGCTGAGGGAGAAGGACAGTCTGGAGCAGGCTTTGCACAG ACGGGAGAATGATCACGACCAGGTGATGCAGTCCATATATGAGGAGATGGAGAGTCAAAttagggaggagagagagaaaagactaGCTCAG GACAGTATTCAACAGAATGACAGAAGTCATGAGCTACAGAAAGAGCTGAAATTGAGGGAACAGGAGCTGGAGAGCATGGTAGCCAAGCAAAGAGAG CTGGAGATCAAGATCCAAGCAATGGGCATAGAGctggctgaaacacacagccagaacCAGCGCCTGCAGATGCAcaacctgctgctgcaggagcagctggcgAGTAGTCGAGCAGAACTGCAGAATGCTTTAACCCAGCTCAGCCAGATCCAGAGCAGCACCGCACAAGAGCAGAGGAGCCGTGAAAG GGATGTACTGGTCGTGTCCAAGAACatgcagaaggagaaggagagccTACTCAGACAGCTGGAACTGCTTCG ggaGATGAACAAAAAATTGCGAGATGAGAAAGACGCCTACCAATCTCAGAAGAGGGTTAGTTACAGACGCTCATTCCTGACTCCTCCAccattcccacaatgccattGTGTGCATGCTCACTCTTTATGGACACACCCCTTTTATCCATACTAG